The DNA sequence ATTTCTCCTTTGGAGATATACTCATCAATCTCATTTGAATTTGTGAATACTTTTTTCAGGTAAAAATATTCTGAATGAATTAGTGAATTGATAAAATCTCTACTTTTTTTAGTGCATGATTGGTCATATATTCCCATACGAATATGTTTTACATCGAAGTTTAAAGCATATCCATATAGTATAAGGAGGAAGGAGGGGAAAATAAGGAGTAAAATCAGAGTTCTCAAATCCCTTCGAATTTGTTTGAATTCTTTTTTGGATATTGAAAAAACCCTTTGGTTTATCATAAATTTATCCTTTGGACTTCAAAGGGTTATGTTTGAATTCTTCCCTTTCTTTTTCCATAAGATATACAAAGGCATCTTCGAGGGTAGGAGAAGGTATTAATCCTTCATAAGATGATTTTTCTTTTAGCTCTCTGGGAGTTCCGATGGCAATTAGTTTTCCATTATAAATTAATCCAAGGCGATTGCAATATTCAGCCTCCTCTAAAAAATGAGTTGTAACAAAAATTGTTATTTTTTTATCTGAGAGTTCATAGATTAATTCCCAGAAATTTCTGCGAGAAATAGGATCAACTCCACTTGTAGGCTCATCAAGAAATACAATTTTTGGATTATGGAGAATTGCGCATCCTAAAGCAAGCCTCTGTTTCCAGGCGCTTGAAAGTTTTCCTGTTAACGCTTTCTCTTTTCCTTCTAAGTCAGACATCTGTAATGTCCAGTTTATTTTTTCATTTATTTCCTCTTTAGATAATCCATATATTCCTCCAAAAAAATTTATGTTTTCTTCAACAGTGAGGTCATTGTAAAGAGAAAATTTCTGTGTCATGTATCCTATATTTTTTTTGACTTTCTCATGGGTTTTTCTTATGTCAAATCCACCCACTTTTGCTGTACCATTAGATGGTTCTAAAAGCCCGCATAGCATTCTGATTAAAGTAGACTTTCCTGCTCCATTTGGACCCAGGAAACCAAATATCTCACCTTTTTCTACATTAAAGCTAATGTTATCCACTGCTAAAAAATCACCAAATTTTTTTGTCAGGCTCTCAACTTCGATTGCAAATTCTTTCATGATAATTTTAGAATTTTCAATTTGAAAGCAGAGAAATAAAAGTATCTTCAAGAGAAGGTAAGATTTCTCTTATTTCTGATACTTCAATTTTATTTTCGAAAAGAAAAGATTTTATTTTCTCTTGGTTTATTTTAAGTCTGTCAATTTCGATATGAATGCTGTTTCCAAATATGTAAACTTTTAGTATGTTTGGGAATTTTTTCAACAATAGATAGGCATCTCGAATAGGTGATGCATTAACTTCTAATATTGAGAAAGGAAATTTCTTTTTTATCTCATATGGAGAGTCTAAAGCTATTAATTTTCCTTCATTTATAAGAGCAACTCTTGAAAATTTTTCCGCTTCATCAAGATAGGGAGTACTAATAAATATTGTGATTCCCTCTTTTAATAAACGATCAAAAATCTTCCATAATTCTCTTCTCGATAGTACGTCCACTCCTGTAGTTGGCCCATCAAGAAATACAATTTTTGGGTCATGAACAAGCGAGCAGGCGAGGGCAAGTTTTTTATACATTCCGCCAGAGAGTTTTTCAGCCAACCTTTTTCGAAAATCGGTGAGTCGGGTAAATTTAAGTAATTCATCTTTTTTTGTTTTAAAGTTTTTTGTCTCATATATTTCAGCAAAAAAATCCAGGTTTTCGTCAACGGTTAGGTCACCATAAAGGGTGAATTGTTGAGAAAGATAGCCAATGTATGGCTTAACTTTATTTTTTTCTTTTATCAAATCAAAACCAAGTATTTTTACATTACCTTCAGAAGGACTCATAACTCCGGATAACATTTTGATTATGGTTGTCTTTCCTGCTCCATCTGGACCAACAAGGCCAAATATTTCGCCTTGGGCAACTTTTAAATTTAAGGAAGACACTGCTTTTACGGACCCAAAATTTTTTGAAAGATTGAAAGTATCAACAGCGGGGAGTTTCATTATTATAGAAGGGATGCATCTGCTGGCATTCCAGGTTTAAGGATATATTCAGGGTTATCGATTTCTATTTTTATTCCATAAACAAGTTTTACTCTTTCTTCTTTTGTCTGAATATTTTTTGGAGTAAATTCTGGCTCTTTTGCAATGTTTACCACCTTTCCAATAAATACTTTTTTCGGGTATGAATCAATTCTTATTTCTGCTTTCTGACCGAGAAAAACCTTTCCAAGATTAATTTCACTAAGGTATATTTTAAGAAATACTTTATCTAAATTAGTAATGACTACAACTGGAAATCCAATTTCGATTAACTCTCCTTTCTCAACAAGCTTTTCAGTTACAAATCCTTTAACAGGAGAGGTAATTTCACAATCTTCTATTTTTTTCCTTAGGATATTTATCATAGCTTTTGTTTGATTTACTCGAGCTTCAGCAATTTTTATCTCTTCTTCTCTTGCTCCCCCTTTTATTTTTTTTAGGACCTCTTCCGTCTGCTTAAATTGAGAAATTGCTATTTTATACTGAGTCTCTGCATCTTCCATCTGTTTGGATGTTGCACTTTCTTTTTCGTAAAGATTTTTAGTTCTTTTTAAATTGTCTTCAGCATTTTCTAAATAAATTTTTGCCTTATGAAAAGATTCCTCCGCCTGCCTTATATCTTCTTTCTGCGCACCTTTTTTTATAAGTTTTAATTGCTCTTCTACAATAGTGAGGGAAGCTAATTGTTCTGTTAGCTGAAGTTTAAGTTCTGTTTTATCTGTTGAAGCAATTTTATCTCCCACATCAACTTTATCTCCTTCTTTTACATAAATCTCTAAAATTTCTCCTCTTGCTTTTGAACTCAGAGTAACTTCTACAGCTTCAATTGTTCCTGAAGCTTCTATTTTATTCTTAGATTTCTTTGAACAGGATAAAAAAAATAAATTCAAAATTAGACTGAGTATCAGGGTTAATCTCAGTTTATTTAAAAAAAATTTGCTCATTTTAATAAATGACTTAATGTCTCAATAGATGAATAATTTTATCATTTTCTTTTTTATTTTAACACTGAAGTTAAAACTATTCTTAGACTCAACAAGAATATTCCAATTCCCACTAAAATTCCAAGGATATGATGGGGGATTTTTTTGCTTAAATAAGCTGCAAAA is a window from the Acidobacteriota bacterium genome containing:
- a CDS encoding ABC transporter ATP-binding protein, whose translation is MKEFAIEVESLTKKFGDFLAVDNISFNVEKGEIFGFLGPNGAGKSTLIRMLCGLLEPSNGTAKVGGFDIRKTHEKVKKNIGYMTQKFSLYNDLTVEENINFFGGIYGLSKEEINEKINWTLQMSDLEGKEKALTGKLSSAWKQRLALGCAILHNPKIVFLDEPTSGVDPISRRNFWELIYELSDKKITIFVTTHFLEEAEYCNRLGLIYNGKLIAIGTPRELKEKSSYEGLIPSPTLEDAFVYLMEKEREEFKHNPLKSKG
- a CDS encoding ABC transporter ATP-binding protein, which codes for MKLPAVDTFNLSKNFGSVKAVSSLNLKVAQGEIFGLVGPDGAGKTTIIKMLSGVMSPSEGNVKILGFDLIKEKNKVKPYIGYLSQQFTLYGDLTVDENLDFFAEIYETKNFKTKKDELLKFTRLTDFRKRLAEKLSGGMYKKLALACSLVHDPKIVFLDGPTTGVDVLSRRELWKIFDRLLKEGITIFISTPYLDEAEKFSRVALINEGKLIALDSPYEIKKKFPFSILEVNASPIRDAYLLLKKFPNILKVYIFGNSIHIEIDRLKINQEKIKSFLFENKIEVSEIREILPSLEDTFISLLSN
- a CDS encoding efflux RND transporter periplasmic adaptor subunit: MSKFFLNKLRLTLILSLILNLFFLSCSKKSKNKIEASGTIEAVEVTLSSKARGEILEIYVKEGDKVDVGDKIASTDKTELKLQLTEQLASLTIVEEQLKLIKKGAQKEDIRQAEESFHKAKIYLENAEDNLKRTKNLYEKESATSKQMEDAETQYKIAISQFKQTEEVLKKIKGGAREEEIKIAEARVNQTKAMINILRKKIEDCEITSPVKGFVTEKLVEKGELIEIGFPVVVITNLDKVFLKIYLSEINLGKVFLGQKAEIRIDSYPKKVFIGKVVNIAKEPEFTPKNIQTKEERVKLVYGIKIEIDNPEYILKPGMPADASLL